Proteins encoded together in one Hevea brasiliensis isolate MT/VB/25A 57/8 unplaced genomic scaffold, ASM3005281v1 Scaf91, whole genome shotgun sequence window:
- the LOC131177832 gene encoding uncharacterized protein LOC131177832: protein MGRNSLKKCLIMMFAKQGKDLVFLETVMGLAQQRRHCLIECIPLPQKIAKQAPLYFKKAIEEAEHEWSQHNAKKLIDTSVKGLRGSVPKDFPYFHVEFGLNSGFVHVIDDEMQFKSTFGLDVIRGMLRLPEEEVYRRRRHESVDAKRQAVANFARDWESFDWTKQLD from the exons ATGGGAAGAAATTCGCTCAAGAAATGCCTTATAATGATGTTTGCGAAACAAGGGAAGGATTTAGTGTTCCTTGAAACAGTAATGGGGTTGGCACAACAACGTCGTCACTGTTTAATTGAGTGCATTCCCCTGCCACAAAAAATTGCTAAACAGGCCCCTCTCTACTTTAAAAAG gcaATTGAAGAAGCTGAACATGAGTGGAGCCAGCACAATGCAAAGAAGTTGATTGATACAAGTGTCAAGGGGTTGCGTGGTTCAGTCCCCAAGGACTTCCCTTACTTCCATGTTGAGTTCGGCTTAAACAGTGGCTTTGTCCATGTTATCGACGACGAGATGCAATTCAAAAGTACCTTTGGACTTGATGTAATAAGAGGTATGCTGCGTTTGCCAGAAGAAGAGGTATATCGTCGACGGAGGCATGAGTCAGTGGATGCAAAAAGGCAAGCAGTTGCAAATTTTGCACGAGACTGGGAATCTTTTGACTGGACAAAACAGCTTGACTAA
- the LOC131177831 gene encoding ethylene-responsive transcription factor 1-like — MNGPGNSESIFTLLDSIRQHLLANDFETPATNLVDTIANASGSHCDPFNVELIPSLEFDSTVMTVKQEPLHLYVASQVALVRENHMPPRQRNYIGVRKRPWGTYAAEIRDSKRNGARLWLGTYETPQDAALAYDRAAYKMRGSKAKLNFPHLIGSDEKIEIAE; from the coding sequence ATGAACGGACCGGGCAACTCGGAATCTATCTTCACTCTTCTCGACTCGATTCGGCAGCATCTCCTAGCCAATGATTTTGAAACTCCTGCCACGAATTTAGTTGATACCATCGCCAATGCCAGTGGTTCCCATTGTGACCCCTTTAACGTTGAGTTGATTCCTTCTCTTGAGTTTGACTCCACTGTGATGACGGTGAAACAGGAACCTCTGCATTTATATGTAGCAAGTCAAGTGGCGCTTGTACGTGAGAATCACATGCCGCCGAGGCAGAGGAATTACATTGGTGTCAGGAAAAGACCTTGGGGGACATATGCGGCGGAGATTAGAGACTCTAAGAGGAATGGTGCTAGATTATGGCTAGGGACTTATGAGACACCTCAGGATGCGGCTCTGGCATATGACCGAGCTGCTTATAAGATGCGCGGCTCAAAAGCTAAGCTTAATTTCCCTCACTTGATCGGCTCAGACGAGAAAATAGAGATCGCCGAGTGA